GACCGAGACGGCCGTCGGCGACGAGGCCGCGCTCGATCACACGGGAAAGTGTAGTGGGATCGATGTTACCACCGCAGACGGCCAGCACGACACGTTTGCCTTGCAGCTCCGGCAACTGGCCGGCGAGGAGCGCGCCGAGCGGCGCCGCGGCCGCGCCTTCGACGATGGTTTTCTCGAGCTCGAGGTAGCGCAGGATGGCGAGCGCGATCCATTCTTCGGATACAGCGACCACCTGATCGAGCAGCGGGCGGGCGAGCTCGAAAGCATTGGCACCAACCCGCAACACAGCGAGACCGTCGGCGAGGGTGGCACGGCGCGGGATGGTGATGGGGCCGTCGTTCTTGAGTGCGGCGGAGAAACTGGCGGTGGCTTTGGATTCCACGCCGATGACCTGGATATCGGGCTTGAGGGCTTTGGCCGCGATGGCGAGGCCGGCGATGAGACCGGCACCACCGATGGGGGCCACGATGGCATCGGCATCGGGCACCTGCCGCAGAATTTCCAGGGCCATGGTCCCCTGCCCCGCGATGATATCGGGGTCGTCGAAACCGTGCACGTAGGCGAGGCCTTCGCGTTCGACCAGGACATCGGCGGCGGCGCGGGCGGCCGCAAAGTCGACGCCTTCGACGAGGACGCGGGCGCCGAGTTTTTCGCAGGTGGCGACTTTGATGAGCGGCGCGTAGTCGGGCATGACGACCGTGACCGGAATGCCGAGCAACTGGCCGTGGTAGGCGAGTCCGAGAGCGTGGTTGCCGGCGGAGGCGGCGATGACGCCCCGGCTGCGCTGGGCGGCCGGCAGACGCAGGAGCGCGTTGCGGGCGCCCCGCTCTTTGAAGGAGCCGGTGCGTTGGAAGTTGTCCAATTTACAGAAAACCTGCGCGCCGGTGAGGTCGGAGAGGGGAATCGATTCCGGGCAAGGGGTGACCGGAATCCCACTGCGGATGCGACGGGCGGCGGCGCGAATGTCAGCGAGGGTAACAGGCATGGGCGCACTCTGCCCGCTCGACCAAACCGGGTGAACTGCAATCCCAATGAAAGATTCGGGGGCTGCCCCGCGCGGCTACGGAGCAGAGTTATTCCAGTTGTCCGCAGGTTATTCACAATGGGCGGGGCGGGCACAAAAACGCCGCGGCCTGGGGAGGTCGCGGCGTCGTGGGAGGCGCGGGAAATTTGGTGAGATGCTAACGGACTGGAACTGAGCTCAGTTGGTCTGGCGACCGGCGCCTTGGCCGCCGCCGCCTTGGCCCATGCCCTTGCCTTTGCCCTTGCCCATGCGGTCGCGCAGGGCGTCGCGGTGGGCGGTCCACTCGGCGTCGCTGATCACACCGTCTTTATCGGTGTCGATGCGGGCCATGAGGCGCGGGCGATTCACGGCTTCGGCACGCATGGTGGCGTCGGCCGTGGCACGCTCTTCGGCACTGAGGCGACCATCGCCATCGGCGTCGAAACGCTCACGCATGTTGCGCATCATTTCGCGACCGGGACGCTCACCGTTCTGGCGCTTGTCCATCATGGCTTGGTGGGCAACGCCGCGTTCTTCGGCGTTGAGCACGCCGTCACCATCGGTGTCGAAACGTTCGATCATCCAGGCGGGCGGGGTGCCGCCGGGTCCGCGACCGGGAGGCGGATTGGGGGCGTCGGTGTTGGTTTGGGCGAAGAGGAAGGAGCTGCCGAAGGCACTGGCGGCGAGGAGGGTGGTAACAACGAGTTTGCGATTCATGATTTTTAAGGGATTGAGATTCGCTGGTTACTGGGACAAGACGACCGCCCGAGGGTCGGGTTACATTGCCGTTCCCGCTTCCTCTTTGCGCCCATGTTTCAAGTCACCTTTGCCGAACAGGCCATGCACGAGCTCAACAAGCTCGACAAACTCACGCAGCTCACCGCGATCGAGCCGCTGAGTTCGCTGCGTCTGATCGATCTGGAGCGGCCGCGCGAGCCGCTGGGCAAGTTCGCCCGCGGTGGTCGCGATCTCTACCGGCTGCGCAGTGGTGAACTGCGGTTCTATTTTGAGGTCAGGGAGGAGGAGACGTTGCACGTCCTCTACATCCTCCACGAGCACTCGCTGGAGGATTTCCTGCTGCGCAATGGCCTGCCGGTCTCTGAGCAGCAGTTGGTCGAGCAGCACTCGAAGTTCTGGAAATACCTCGAATCGATCACCAAGCGCTAATCCCGACGACGCGGCCACGACGCGTCCGCCACCACTCCCCCACTCTGCATGACTCCCGCTGAACCGCCCCCTCCGGAGCGCGAGGATCCGTTCTCGCCCGAAAACGCGAGCCGCATCTATTTCCTGCCCAACCTGATGACGGCCGGAAACCTGTTCTGTGGTTTCGTGGCCTGCATCAAGTGCGTCCAGGCGCACTATCTCATGCGTGGGTCCGACGTGATCACGCCGGGTGCGAGCGTGCTGTTTTCGGAGGCCGTGTGGCTGATCTTCGGGGCGATGGCGTTTGACGTGCTCGATGGGCGCCTGGCGCGCATGGGTGGCAAGGAGTCGCTCTTCGGCGGCGAGTTCGACTCGTTGGCCGACGTGATCTCGTTCGGCCTCACGCCGGCGTTGATGATGTTTTTCCTCATCCTGTCGCCGACCCAGGGTTATCCCATTTTCCAGAAGATCGGCTGGTGTTTCGGCTTCGTTTACCTGCTGTGTGCGGCGATCCGGCTGGCGCGATTTAACGTGATCACCCACCCGCTCATCATCCGCGACAAAAAGTCGGGCTCGAAGGATTTCGTCGGGCTGCCGGTGCCGGCGGCGGCGGGCACGGTGGCGGCGCTGGTGTTGTTTCTTCTCAACTTGGCCAAGCACGACCGTGAGCTGCAAATGTGGGCGCTGGCCTTGCCGCCGCTGCTGCTGTTGATCGCGGTGCTGATGGTGAGCACGATCCGCTACCCGAGCGGCAAGCAGATCGATATGCAGACGAAGACCCCGCTGGTGTCGCTGGTGCTGGTGGTGAGCGGGGCCGGCGCGATCGTGGCCTTCAAGGAAATCGGCATGCTGGTGCTGATGCTCGGCTACATCTTCTTCGGCCTGATCCGGGCCTTCCGCGAGCGCGGTCAGAAAACCACCCCGACGCCGGATGCGGAAAGCGTGTGAGTAACTTGGGCGTCGTTCACCAACAAGTTTTGGGGTGTTAAAAACCCCCGCTTTGTTCGCAATTGGCTCGCAGTTATTCACAGGTCGGCGGCGAGCTCGGTTTCAGAGGTAAAACGTGGGTTGGGAGCGCAGTTATTGGCCTTTTTCGGACGCATAATAAGACGACTCCAATTACTTATTGAATCAGGTATCTTTTGGGGTTTGTTAACTTCCGCGTTTCACGCCCTCGTGGACGCCAACCCCACGTCATGAAACTCAAGATCAACCGCGACCATTTCAGCAACGGCCTCGCCCAGGTTCTCAACGTCGTCGGCTCCAAGGCCACGATGCCCATCCTCAGCAACGTGCTGATCGAGGCCGAGGGGAACCACATCACGCTCACCACCACCAATCTCGATCTGGGCATCCGCTGTAAGATCAAGGCCGAGGTGAAGGAGGGCGGCGCGGTCACCCTGCCGGTGAAGCGTCTGGCCACCATCGTGCGCGAGTTGCCGAACCAGGACGTGAGTTTCGATTCCTCCGCCAACCACCAGGTGAAGCTCACCTCGGGCGGTTCCACCTTCCGCATCATGGGCATCGGCAAGGACGAGTTCCCGCCGCTGCCGGAGTTTGGCGACGACCGCACCTTCACCCTCGAGCAGAGCGAGCTCATCTCGATGCTCAAGAGCGTCGCTTACGCCCAGTCGAGCGACGAGACGCGCTACATCCTCAACGGCGTGTATTTCAACTTCCGCGACGGCAAACTCTCGCTGGTCGCCACCGACGGCCGCCGTCTCGCCCTCACCTCAAAGGAGATGGAAGTCCCCGAGGACGCGTCCGGCGCCATCATCCTGCCGGCCAAGACGGTCTCCGAGCTGCAGCGCATGCTCGACAAGGGCGCGAAGCTGAAGGTCTCGTTCAACGAACGCCGTGCGGCGTTCCAGATCCAGACCGACAAGGACAGCAGCGGCCTGATCGACTCCATCTACCTCTACTCGAAGGTCGTGGAGGGCAATTATCCCAATTATCAACAGGTTATTCCCAAGGAGACGCATCAGCGCATCAAGCTCGAGCGCGAGCTGCTCCAGCAGTGCATCCACCGTGCCGCCCTCGTCTGCTCGGAGAAGAGCAACTCGGTGAAGCTCAAGATGACCTCCAACCTGCTCGAGATCACGGCGCAGAGCCCGGATTTCGGCGAGGCGCACGAGTCGATGGCGATCGATTACAACGGTCCCGACCTCCAGGTGGCCTTCAACCCGCAGTTCC
This portion of the Actomonas aquatica genome encodes:
- the pssA gene encoding CDP-diacylglycerol--serine O-phosphatidyltransferase produces the protein MTPAEPPPPEREDPFSPENASRIYFLPNLMTAGNLFCGFVACIKCVQAHYLMRGSDVITPGASVLFSEAVWLIFGAMAFDVLDGRLARMGGKESLFGGEFDSLADVISFGLTPALMMFFLILSPTQGYPIFQKIGWCFGFVYLLCAAIRLARFNVITHPLIIRDKKSGSKDFVGLPVPAAAGTVAALVLFLLNLAKHDRELQMWALALPPLLLLIAVLMVSTIRYPSGKQIDMQTKTPLVSLVLVVSGAGAIVAFKEIGMLVLMLGYIFFGLIRAFRERGQKTTPTPDAESV
- the ilvA gene encoding threonine ammonia-lyase; translated protein: MPVTLADIRAAARRIRSGIPVTPCPESIPLSDLTGAQVFCKLDNFQRTGSFKERGARNALLRLPAAQRSRGVIAASAGNHALGLAYHGQLLGIPVTVVMPDYAPLIKVATCEKLGARVLVEGVDFAAARAAADVLVEREGLAYVHGFDDPDIIAGQGTMALEILRQVPDADAIVAPIGGAGLIAGLAIAAKALKPDIQVIGVESKATASFSAALKNDGPITIPRRATLADGLAVLRVGANAFELARPLLDQVVAVSEEWIALAILRYLELEKTIVEGAAAAPLGALLAGQLPELQGKRVVLAVCGGNIDPTTLSRVIERGLVADGRLGRLTVTISDRPGGLEALSRVIAKAGASVRDIAHDRAFSGPDVSEVRAVCTVETRDAAHLKDLRRALKKAGFPVAK
- a CDS encoding type II toxin-antitoxin system RelE family toxin; translation: MFQVTFAEQAMHELNKLDKLTQLTAIEPLSSLRLIDLERPREPLGKFARGGRDLYRLRSGELRFYFEVREEETLHVLYILHEHSLEDFLLRNGLPVSEQQLVEQHSKFWKYLESITKR
- the dnaN gene encoding DNA polymerase III subunit beta yields the protein MKLKINRDHFSNGLAQVLNVVGSKATMPILSNVLIEAEGNHITLTTTNLDLGIRCKIKAEVKEGGAVTLPVKRLATIVRELPNQDVSFDSSANHQVKLTSGGSTFRIMGIGKDEFPPLPEFGDDRTFTLEQSELISMLKSVAYAQSSDETRYILNGVYFNFRDGKLSLVATDGRRLALTSKEMEVPEDASGAIILPAKTVSELQRMLDKGAKLKVSFNERRAAFQIQTDKDSSGLIDSIYLYSKVVEGNYPNYQQVIPKETHQRIKLERELLQQCIHRAALVCSEKSNSVKLKMTSNLLEITAQSPDFGEAHESMAIDYNGPDLQVAFNPQFLLDPLKALQKDEVFFEVKDEVSPGVFKTLESFICVIMPVRLS
- a CDS encoding EF-hand domain-containing protein, whose amino-acid sequence is MNRKLVVTTLLAASAFGSSFLFAQTNTDAPNPPPGRGPGGTPPAWMIERFDTDGDGVLNAEERGVAHQAMMDKRQNGERPGREMMRNMRERFDADGDGRLSAEERATADATMRAEAVNRPRLMARIDTDKDGVISDAEWTAHRDALRDRMGKGKGKGMGQGGGGQGAGRQTN